Within the Phaseolus vulgaris cultivar G19833 chromosome 9, P. vulgaris v2.0, whole genome shotgun sequence genome, the region GTAATTCAGTTCGTGGTCCTCTAACTGATCTCTTGTATGAGTATCTTGCATTGTATACTTGCTTTATTGTTGTCATATTATCCTCATTATTCTCCTTCAAAGTACGTAGTATGCTACTCGGTTTAACCATGCTTTTAGTCATATCAACAAGCATGGAATGTTCATTCGCTTTTAATCTGCCCGCATATGGATGACCAACTAATGTATCATACAAATCATGATTATGAGTACCACATATTACCTTAAGTACCCAACCTTGACCCTTTCCAATAGGTTTACCTCGCAATTTAAAGGGACATTGACATTTTCGAGTACCAGTTACAGTAACCTCCAAACCATCCTTATACTTTCTGTAACTACCCCCCCTTTCACAACCTAACAAGACATATGTTTTTCTCCCTTGCTTCCCATTTGCTATGTCAGACCTAATAATGACAATAACAAAACCAAGTCTATAAGCAACCCTACGGACCCATTCAAGTAAGTCTTCTCGCGAAGGAAAAACCTACACAAAGTTATTCCAACAATATTACAAAAACACTTCTTCAAATTATAAAGCAATAAACATAAAtagaatgaaattttattcacCTCATCTGTTGTAAAATGAGTACCATAATCCTCTTCAACTAATTCATGTTGATGCACaaaattcattaattcttccaTATATATCATTTCTACTTCATCCGATCTTTTTGTAATCAATCCAACCTCCATGTCCATACTTACACCTTCattcataaaacataaatttctattttattctaattttcataaattcaaacaagtatgcaaaataaaaacaacattcaaTTACCCTTCCGGATAGTGTAATCCATTAGTAAAATAGTACCTTCCAGATTAGATAATCCGTAATGCATTTCACAACTTCAAAGTGACTTCCGGATTGtttaatccataagtcaaattaaaacagcaaattgcattccggattacataatccgtaAGTCATATTTAAAGTTCtaaaatgacttccggattacgtaatccataGTTCATTTTAATGTACCAGATTACACAATCTGGAAAAGTGAATATCTTTGTTTCGGATCCGGTTTACCCCAGCTTTAACTAATCCGGAACACTTTAATGTTGTCTTACGGATTGTGAAAACATTCCGGATTATAGGGGTGGATTCATTGCATGGATTATACAATCCGGTGATCTAGCGGATTAACCCAATCCGGAGAAATGTGTTTAAAGCACGAAGACTTACCTACGAACGGACGAGCGCGAAGACCACCCACCACAGCAACAACACCACCTCCACGGTTACCACCACAAGCACCACTATCACCACCGGCAAGCAACAAGCACCAAACACCAAGACCAAACACCTTCGTTCTTCATTTTCACTATGAGTAGaaagtaaaacaaattttctatttttatctttttttactgAAGGGCaaatttggaattttaaaagtatatgGGGGTGGCTGAAGAAgggatggaggtgcaggaagaagcactcGAATCCAAGCCATAAAGCCAAATATTTTAGCCCagtcatatatttattttatataaaggCCATAGTAATTGGGTTTTAGTGATGATCCATTACAGTATAGGCCCATTATGAGTGTGAAAAAACGAAGACCAGAAAACAATGAAAGGATGACGAAGAAGAGGATGACATCGATGATGATGGAGAATTGAGGTTGAGGTGAATGTTGGAGCAAGAGTATAACAGCAATGGCATTGAGACTAAGGCCGAAAGTGTCTTCTATTGGGTCACCTTTTCCGCAGTTAGGTTCTTCTGCAACTGCCTGCTCATTCTCACAAGCATGCTCTGTTCCAAAACTGGGTTTTCATCACCTTCGCTTTCAACGCGAAAGAAATCCATCCCCAACAACATTCTTTGTTCGGGCTTCTAGAACCGACTCCAAAGGTGTTACCTTGGGCTTCAGGGCCCCGCAATTCGAGGTTTTAACCTTCCCCACTCCaccttcttttgttttttctgtTCTTTGAAACATGGAATGGAGTAATTATTACATgctttacttttaattttttttttgatggATTGAAAATGTATTAGCTTCCGGAGCCCCTTACTGGGAAGGTTTGGACATTAGAAGATTTTGAAGTATATCCAGCTCTACTGGTAGGATGCCACTTACTCTTCATTCTTTCTGCCTTTTGTCAGCTTTGTTTGATTTGCTCACTTCACTGATTGTTCATTTTTCTTATGTTATGTTTGGAGTTTTTAATATGTAACTGAGAAGAGTTTATTTAACTCTCCAAGTGTTAGCATTTTCATGCAAGTTTTATATTAATGTAGTAATTCATTAAAGTAGATATTGCAGAATAATACCAGCAAGTGAGTAATTTCCCTTTTGCTTATGGGATGGTTATGTCTTCGTTCGTACAAGCCACCAAAAATTGAGGGAAAACATTTTTGTGGCTAAAGTTTTATGAACTTTCTGTTGTTCTTCCTTATAAATTACAATGCTTAAAGTAAGACCTTTCTGTAGTTGCTAATTTGGTGACATTTCGATAATCTCTAGTTCTAATTTAGTGGCAATGGGCAAAGTAAGACCCTGCTCACCTTCCTATTTTTTGTGGTCATGCAGGTTATGTTTCTATGCAACCACTGTCCATTCGTTAAGCACCTGAAAAAAGACATTGTAAAGCTTACAAGATTCTTTATGGAGGTAGTCAAATCAATTACCGGGAAGAAACATATTACTTTGTTCAGTGGCAGGTTGGACTTGCCCAAGTAAAATATGTTATAAGAATATTCTTTCCTCATTGTACAGAAAGGACTTGCTGTTATTGCTATATCTTCGAATTCCGTAGCCACACACCCCCAGGTTCTAGTACCTTCATATCCTGGAATAAAGCTACATTGAAAGTATTGAATGATTTGTGCAACTTAGAATTGTGCCTCACAGGATGGTCCAGAATTCATGGCAGAAGATGCTAAACTCTTTAAATATCCTTTCCCATACCTATATGATGAGGTATTTTCTTATATCCTTTAGTAACATTATCTGAGTTGGACTCCTTTTAACCAACGGTTAATGACATAATCTTTTTCCTTAGGGGTGAATATCATGTTGATACTGGGATGATGAACCTAAATAACCTACTgcttaaaataaatgttatccAAACT harbors:
- the LOC137821450 gene encoding uncharacterized protein produces the protein MALRLRPKVSSIGSPFPQLGSSATACSFSQACSVPKLGFHHLRFQRERNPSPTTFFVRASRTDSKGVTLGFRAPQFELPEPLTGKVWTLEDFEVYPALLVMFLCNHCPFVKHLKKDIVKLTRFFMEKGLAVIAISSNSVATHPQDGPEFMAEDAKLFKYPFPYLYDESQDVAQDFGAVCTPEFFLFKKAGRRPFELVYHGQFDDSRPSNNIPVTGRDLSLAIDRVLSGQPLPSVQKPSVGCSIKWHPGKKF